A portion of the Ailuropoda melanoleuca isolate Jingjing chromosome 18, ASM200744v2, whole genome shotgun sequence genome contains these proteins:
- the MTUS1 gene encoding microtubule-associated tumor suppressor 1 isoform X5 encodes MLLSPKFSLSTIHVRLTAKGLLRNLRLPSGFRKSTVIFHTVEKGRQKNPRSLCIQTQTSPDVLSSEKTLELAQYKTKCENQSGFILQLKQLLSCGNVKFEALTVVIQRLLSEREEALKQHKTLSQELVNLRGELVTASSTCEKLEKARNELQIAYEGFVQKLNQQHQNDLSELESRLKEFYTGECEKFQNIYIEEAEKYKTQLQEQFDNLNAAHETSKLEIEASHSEKIELLKKAYETSLSEIKKSHEMEKKSLEDMLHEKQESLEKQISDLKSENDALNEKLKSEEQKRISREKANLKNPQIMYLEQELESLKAVLEIKNEKLHQQDIKLMKMEKLVDHNTALVDKLKRFQQENEELKARMDKHMAISRQLSTEQAVLQESLEESSKVNKRLSMENEELLWKLHNGDLCSPKRSPTSAAIPFQSLRNSGSFPSPSISPR; translated from the exons TTGAAAAGGGCAGGCAAAAGAATCCCAGAAGTTTGTGTATCCAGACACAGACATCTCCAGATGTGCTGTCCTCTGAAAAAACACTTGAGTTGGCTCagtataaaacaaaatgtgaaaatcaaAGTGGATTTATCCTGCAGCTCAAGCAGCTTCTTTCCTGTGGTAACGTCAAGTTTGAAGCGTTAACAGTTGTGATTCAGCGCCTACTCTCTGAG CGGGAGGAAGCACTGAAACAACACAAAACCCTCTCTCAAGAACTTGTTAACCTTCGAGGAGAGCTAg tCACTGCTTCATCTACCtgtgagaaattagaaaaagccAGGAATGAGTTGCAGATAGCTTATGAAGGATTTGTCCAGAAGCTAAACCAGCAGCACCAGAATGACCTCTCAGAGCTAGAAAGTCGGCTTAAAGAATTTTACACCGGGGAGTGTGAAAAGTTCCAGAATATTTATATTGAAGAAGCAGAGAAGTATAAAACTCAATTGCAAGAGCAG tttgACAACTTAAATGCTGCCCATGAAACCTCTAAATTAGAAATCGAAGCTAGCCACTCAGAGAAAATCGAATTGCTAAAGAAGGCCTATGAAACCTCCCTTTCAG AAATCAAGAAAAGccatgaaatggaaaagaaatcactTGAGGACATGCTTCACGAGAAGCAGGAATCGCTGGAG aaacaaATCAGTGATCTGAAGAGTGAAAATGATGCTTTAAATGAAAAGTTGAaatcagaagaacaaaaaagaatatcaagagagaaagcaaattta AAGAACCCTCAGATCATGTACCTGGAGCAAGAGTTAGAAAGCCTGAAAGCCGTGTTGGAGATCAAGAACGAGAAACTCCATCAGCAGGACATCAAGCTAATGAAAATGGAGAAACTG GTGGACCACAACACTGCGTTGGTTGACAAACTGAAGCGATTCCAGCAGGAGAATGAGGAATTGAAAGCTCGGATGGACAAGCACATGGCGATTTCAAG GcaactttccactgagcaggccGTTCTGCAGGAGTCACTGGAGGAGTCGTCCAAGGTCAACAAGAGACTGTCCATGGAGAATGAGGAGCTGCTATGGAAACTGCACAACGGGGACTTGTGCAGCCCCAAGAGGTCCCCCACGTCCGCCGCCATCCCCTTCCAGTCACTGAGGAACTCcggctccttccccagccccagcatTTCACCCAGATGA
- the MTUS1 gene encoding microtubule-associated tumor suppressor 1 isoform X6, whose translation MGCSSSKTCLYPPCAATRREEALKQHKTLSQELVNLRGELVTASSTCEKLEKARNELQIAYEGFVQKLNQQHQNDLSELESRLKEFYTGECEKFQNIYIEEAEKYKTQLQEQFDNLNAAHETSKLEIEASHSEKIELLKKAYETSLSEIKKSHEMEKKSLEDMLHEKQESLEKQISDLKSENDALNEKLKSEEQKRISREKANLKNPQIMYLEQELESLKAVLEIKNEKLHQQDIKLMKMEKLVDHNTALVDKLKRFQQENEELKARMDKHMAISRQLSTEQAVLQESLEESSKVNKRLSMENEELLWKLHNGDLCSPKRSPTSAAIPFQSLRNSGSFPSPSISPR comes from the exons ATGGGCTGCTCCAGCAGCAAAACGTGCCTCTATCCTCCATGTGCAGCAACAAGG CGGGAGGAAGCACTGAAACAACACAAAACCCTCTCTCAAGAACTTGTTAACCTTCGAGGAGAGCTAg tCACTGCTTCATCTACCtgtgagaaattagaaaaagccAGGAATGAGTTGCAGATAGCTTATGAAGGATTTGTCCAGAAGCTAAACCAGCAGCACCAGAATGACCTCTCAGAGCTAGAAAGTCGGCTTAAAGAATTTTACACCGGGGAGTGTGAAAAGTTCCAGAATATTTATATTGAAGAAGCAGAGAAGTATAAAACTCAATTGCAAGAGCAG tttgACAACTTAAATGCTGCCCATGAAACCTCTAAATTAGAAATCGAAGCTAGCCACTCAGAGAAAATCGAATTGCTAAAGAAGGCCTATGAAACCTCCCTTTCAG AAATCAAGAAAAGccatgaaatggaaaagaaatcactTGAGGACATGCTTCACGAGAAGCAGGAATCGCTGGAG aaacaaATCAGTGATCTGAAGAGTGAAAATGATGCTTTAAATGAAAAGTTGAaatcagaagaacaaaaaagaatatcaagagagaaagcaaattta AAGAACCCTCAGATCATGTACCTGGAGCAAGAGTTAGAAAGCCTGAAAGCCGTGTTGGAGATCAAGAACGAGAAACTCCATCAGCAGGACATCAAGCTAATGAAAATGGAGAAACTG GTGGACCACAACACTGCGTTGGTTGACAAACTGAAGCGATTCCAGCAGGAGAATGAGGAATTGAAAGCTCGGATGGACAAGCACATGGCGATTTCAAG GcaactttccactgagcaggccGTTCTGCAGGAGTCACTGGAGGAGTCGTCCAAGGTCAACAAGAGACTGTCCATGGAGAATGAGGAGCTGCTATGGAAACTGCACAACGGGGACTTGTGCAGCCCCAAGAGGTCCCCCACGTCCGCCGCCATCCCCTTCCAGTCACTGAGGAACTCcggctccttccccagccccagcatTTCACCCAGATGA